ATGCTGTTGCGGTCGAACGGACTGTATGCCCTCTGCCGGATTTGCGGACTGAACAATTTTGTGCCCTCTGGCGGATTTGCGAGTTGACGGATTTCATGACTTCCGGAGGGTTGCGACTGGGCGGATTTCATGCCCTCCAGTGAGCTGCCGCACCGCGTCCTGCGCCTCAGCTCGGTGCCCACGCCAAACCGCAGCTCCTGCCCGCCCAAGACTGTCGGAACACTGGCACTACAACGGCTAACACAATGAGCTGAGTTGCCGGTGAGTGATGAGGCAACAGGCGAGTTTGAGGAGCGCCTCGTGGATGTCGGCCTGCCTTTCCCAGCGCACCCGGAGACGTCGGAAGCCGTGCAGCCAGGCGAACGTGCGCTCTACCGCCCAGCGGTAGACACCCAGTCCGCTGCTGTGGGGTGTGCCGCGGCGGGCGATGACGGGCAGGACTCGGCGGGCACGAACCTTGTGGCGGTGGATGCCGTGGTCGTAGCCGCGGTCGGCAAAGAGTGAGTCAGGCTTGTGGTGAGGATGACCGCGAGAGGAGTGCCGCACCCGTCGGTGATCAGGTGGTGTCTGGAGCCGGCCCGGCCCCGGTCGACCCACGGACCTGTGTGGATCCCCCTGTCAGCGCTCGCACGTGGCTGGAGTCGACAACGTAGCGCGACCATTGCCCGACCCGAAGCCCATCTTGGTGGGCAGGTACTCCCACTGAATGCCGGTGTGCAGCACGTACAGGATGCCGCAGAGAACCTTCCGATCCGGCACGGGCTTGCGTCCCGGATACCGGAACCGCGGCTGCTTGCACAGGAGCAGCGGTCCGATCCGCTTCCACAGCTCATCCGACACGATCCATGGTGACGCCCCCACGTGATCAGAATGCTCAGCCCCCTGCGGACACCACAGCCAGGGCCAAGGCGCCTCACCGCGTTGCGCGTTGTTAGCTGGAATGCGGCATCACCCGTGAAGGGCAAGGGTGCTGTCGCGGATCTGCCAGCCACCTCTCGATGAGGCCTGCTGGACTGATCGCGAACGCGCTGCCTTTCACAGGACGGGACGCCATGCAGGCAACCACTACCGCTTCAGTCAACGGCAAACTCTTACCCCCTCGGTCCCCGCTGATGGGGTGGCTGGCCGTGGTCTCGGTGATGCTGGGAATCTTCGTCATCGTCACCACCGAGATCCTGCCGATCGGTTTGCTGACCTCGATCGGATCCAGTTTCACCGTCTCGGACGGGATGGCTGGACTGATGATGACCATGCCGGGCTTCCTGGCAGCGATCGCCGCTCCACTGGTCACCGTGGCCACGGCACGCTTCGACCGCCGACTGATGCTGTGCGTCTTCATGCTCTTGCTGGCACTGGCGAACTTCCTTGCCGCCGTGGCACCCGACTACTGGCTCGTATTGACCTCCCGGATCATGGTCGGGATCACGATTGGCGGCTTCTGGTCGATCGGAGCCGGGTTGGCGGAGCGACTGGTGCCGCCGAGCTCGGTCGGCAGGGCAACTGCTGTGATCTTCTCTGCCGTCCCGCTGGGATCCGTCCTCGGCGTGCCGACGGGCACCCTCATCGGAGATCTCGCTGGATGGCGAACGGCCTTCACCGTCATGGGAGTTCTGACGGTCGGCGTACTGGTCATGCTGCTCTTGTTCGTGCCGCCGCTTCCTCCGGTCCAGGCCACACGGCTGGGAGTGCTCAACGGCATGTTCCGCAGCGTCAACACTCGCTTCGCACTCCTGCTGACGTTCCTTGTTGTACTGGCTCACTTCGGCACCTACACCTACGTGACACCCTTTTTGGAACAGGTCACCCACGCCAGCGGTGGTCTGATCACTACATTCTTGCTGCTCTACGGTGCCGCTGGCATCCTCGGCAACTTCCTGGGCGGCGCCTGGGTGGCCCGGTATCCGCGGACCGTCTTCGGGCTAGCGGCCGCCCTGATCGCCGCGGTGACCCTCCTGCTTCCAGCGCTGGGCCGCTGGGAGACCGGCGCAGTGATGCTGCTGATCGTGTGGGGCATCGCGTATGGCGCCGTACCAGTCGCGTCGCAGACCTGGTTCTCCAAGGCGGCACCGCACGCCCCGGAAGCTGCATCCGTCGTGTTCACCGCCTCCTTTCAGGCAACCATCTCGATGGGTGCACTCGCAGGGGGAGTCATCCTGGACCGCACCTCTCCGTCCGCGGTCATGCTGCTAGGTGGTTGCACCGCAGTGCTCATGGTCCTGGCAGTAGGGGCACGTCCCGTCGGGCCGGACTGCAACGAGCGGTCCTGAACACACAGAGGTTCTCCCACGGATGCTTCTGTCGAACGCTCAGGAGATGAATCTGGATCGCTACTCAGCGACGAACGGTGCGTATCCAACCTGGACCTCGCTCACCTGGAGGTCAGAGAAGAGCAAGGTCAGGTTGTGCGTGTTGGTCTCAATGCGCACCTCGTGGAAGTCGATCCCGAGGGCCTTCGACCAGCGTCGCGTCGCCTCCGACGAGGGAAGGAGCTTGGCGCCTGGGTACAGGCAGTGCCACTTCACACCCCAGACGTAACCGTCGAGGTCGGCACCGCTTGCGTGGTCGATGAGCCGGTCGTCCAAAGAGACCCGCCAGGTCTCAGCCGGCACTGACGTCTCGCACCGCTCGGCGATCAAGGGGGCGAGGATGCAGCCTCATCACCTCTGATCAAGCTGCCTCGAACCTCCAGCGCTTCGGCACCGGTCTGCTGCGGCTGCCGACCTGGCCGACGGATCGCCGGCACACACTGCCCGGCACCTTCTTCCCGACCAGCCCGGAATCGGATGGGTCACGGCCGGGAAGCTCCTCGCCCGGAAGCGCCCGCGGTTGCTGCCCGTCTACGATCAGGTCGTTCGATGCGTCCTCGGTCGGCCCAAGTCGTTCTGGCTCGGCCCGCATGCCGCGCTGCGTGTCGACAACTGGGCGCTGCATCACGATCTGATGGCCCTACGGCAGGCCGCAGACCTCCCCGAGACCGTCAGCGCGCTGAGGGTCCGTGACGTGGTGCTCTGGATGCATCACCGTACGGATCATCAGCAGGGGAGCTGTACCGGGGCCTGAAGTCCGTCGGCCGCGCACGAGGGAGCCTTACGCCCGGAGGACAGCTGGATCCCCTGCTCCCCCGCACGCCGGAGGGGGGCCCGGGACGCTGATCACTGGAGCGATCCCGCATGACATCGGATACGCGCCCGTGATCAAGGACACGGGGTTCCACCCCCTCGACGGCGCCCGCTTCCTGCGGGGCCACGAGCACACCGACGACCTGGTGGTGCGCCTCGTGGGCAACCCCTCCTTCGAGAACCGTCCCCCCTCCAGCCTGCACCCCCCAGCCTGCGTACCCGGAACCATCAACCGCGGCATCGCAACCACGACCGCGGCAACCGAATCCGCGCAACACGCACAGGCGCACGTACCGACCAGAAGGACGATCAGTCCGCAGGCCGTCCGGGTCAGCGCAGCGAGAACGTCGACAATCTCTGGCCCTCGCTCAGCACGAGGTACACGTCCTGGCGCCCCTTCGCGGCGGCGGACAGAGAGGCGTTCACCGTCTCGTACGTGTACACCGACCCCGTTCCGGACGCCTTCGCCGTGCCGATGAGCGTACCGGTCGGCGAGCCGAGCCGTATCTCGACCTTCCCGGCTGCTCCGGCCACCCGCGCGCTGAACTTCGCCGCGCCGGAGCCCAGTTGGGCATCGGCGAACTTGAGCCAGGCCCCGTCGGCCGAAGCGCCCACCGCGGTTCCGCGGACCTTGGACTCGTCGACCAGCCGCACACCCTCGTAGTCGTCGAAGTTCTCGGCCCGGGTCGGCCGTGAGAGATCCCGGGCCGGTATCGTCTCGCCGCGCACCTTCAGGGACGTACGGGAGCGGATGTCCTCGGAGGACGCGCCCACGAGGACGTCGTACGTGCCGCTCTCCACCACCCACTTGGAACGGGTGACGTCCCAGTGTGCGA
This region of Streptomyces caelestis genomic DNA includes:
- a CDS encoding MFS transporter gives rise to the protein MQATTTASVNGKLLPPRSPLMGWLAVVSVMLGIFVIVTTEILPIGLLTSIGSSFTVSDGMAGLMMTMPGFLAAIAAPLVTVATARFDRRLMLCVFMLLLALANFLAAVAPDYWLVLTSRIMVGITIGGFWSIGAGLAERLVPPSSVGRATAVIFSAVPLGSVLGVPTGTLIGDLAGWRTAFTVMGVLTVGVLVMLLLFVPPLPPVQATRLGVLNGMFRSVNTRFALLLTFLVVLAHFGTYTYVTPFLEQVTHASGGLITTFLLLYGAAGILGNFLGGAWVARYPRTVFGLAAALIAAVTLLLPALGRWETGAVMLLIVWGIAYGAVPVASQTWFSKAAPHAPEAASVVFTASFQATISMGALAGGVILDRTSPSAVMLLGGCTAVLMVLAVGARPVGPDCNERS